The Paenibacillus swuensis genome contains the following window.
GCTGGTATGTATTTGGGCCTTGATCACGGTAGGGATTATATTGAAGCTTTTCTTTATTCGCGTACCTCGTTCGGTGTCCACCCTGTTCTATATCGCGTTGGGCTGGATGGCTGTTATCCCTTTCGGTCAGTTGCTGCAAAACCTGCCGTATCAAGCGATTATTCTGATGATTAGCGGCGGTATCGCATACACTGTAGGCGGTGTCATCTATGCCACGAAAATATTCGATTTCTATCCTAACCGATTCGGATTTCATGAAATCTTTCATCTGTTTGTGATGGCCGGGTCCGTCATTCACTTTATTATGATCGTAATGTATGTCATGCCCCGTACATAAAACAGAAGCAGCCCATTAAAACCTGGGCTGCTTATCTGTCTCCTTTATTTGTTGAACAGTGCAACATACTGCGGATAACCTTCTTTGGCCAAATCCTCTTTGGGAATAAACCGGAGTGCCGCGGAGTTGATACAATAACGTAGTCCGTTCTCCCCCGGTCCGTCATTAAAGACATGACCAAGGTGGGAATCCGCGTCAGAGCTTCGAACTTCCGTACGAACCATGCCGTGTGTTAGGTCGGAATGCTCTTTCACATGGCTTTCCTTCAACGGATTCGTAAAGCTAGGCCACCCGCATCCCGAATCGAACTTGTCCAAGGAGCTGAACAGCGGTTCTCCTGAAACGATGTCAACATATATGCCTTCACCTTTGTGATCCCAGAATTCGTTGCGAAACGGATGCTCGGTGCCGTTATTTTGCGTGACATGATATTGAATCGGTGTCAGCCTTTCTTTCAATTCCTGATCATTCTTGCGATACGACCAATTCTCTTTAATAAAATCCTGACGGCCGGAAGCTTTGCTGTAACCTTCATAGTGGGCCGGGTTTTTGCGATAATACCCTTGGTGGTACTCTTCGGCTGGATAGAACTCTTTGGCAGGTAAGATGTCCGTAACGATCGGCTTGGTAAACCTTCCGCTGTTCTGAAGCTGTTGTTTGGACGCCTCTGCTTGCTGTCTTTGTTCCTCATCCTGATAGAAAATGGCTGTCTGGTAGGACTGACCGCGGTCATGGAACTGCCCCCCGGGATCGGTCGGATCAATCTGCTGCCAGTACAATTCTAACAGCTGTCTATATGGGAAAACTTCCGGATCATAGGTGATCTGTACGGCTTCGTAATGTCCGGTCGTCTCGGAGCATACTTCTTTATACGTAGGATTCTCGGTATGTCCGCCCGTGTAACCTGAGATTACGCTCTGAATGCCCGGCATTTCGTCAAACGGCTTCACCATACACCAGAAACATCCTCCGGCAAAAGTGGCTTTCTTGAAATGGTCTTGATGTCCATTCATATGTCTATCACTCCTCTAAATGTTATAAGATGGATTAAGACTGCTTCTTTATTTCAATGATACCAGATTTATTGTTATGTACAAAATAAAGCGGCCCCTCTACAGGAACCGCTCAACTTCATACCTTCCATCTTAGAACAAAGCGTTATCCCTGCTGTAACGTTTTACGGCTTCGTTCACAAGAATAATGATTACGAAATTCAGAACGGACTGATACACACCAACCGCGGATGACATGCCAAACTCTTGTAAATCAAGCAAAGCGCGGAACGCGAAGGTATCAATCACATCCGTTTTGTCGAACAGAACGCCGTTATTTCCGATGAGCTGATAAAACATTCCGAAATCTCCCCTTGCAATTGTGCTTACTTTCAACAAGAGCAAGACAATAATGGTAGGAATCAGGTAGGGAATCACAATGTGAATAATGCGTTGGAACAACGTCGCTCCATCTATTTTGGCAGCCTCGTGCATCTCGGTATCAATTCCTGTGATCGTCGCCAAATAGATGACCGTTCCGTACCCCACGATTTTCCAGGCACTGAAGAAAGCAAGAATGTATACCCAATAATCCGGGTTATTATATACGTCAATGGCGCCCATGCCCAGTGATTTCAGAAATGTGTTTACCGCTCCGAACTCATAGTTCAGCAAATTATATACGATGGCGCCCGCGACCACCCATGAAATGAAATACGGTAAGAATATCGCGGACTGAAGAAACTTCTTAAGATATTTACCGGCAAGTTCCGATAGAATAATGGCAATGACGATCTCCAGAAAGTTGTTAACCACCATAAAGATAACGTTAAAGAATACGGTGTTCTTGGTAATAAGCCAGGCTTTACCTGACTCGAACAGAAATTCGAAGTTTGCTAAACCCACCCACGGACTGCCGAATATGCCGTCCGTATAAGAATACGATTTGAAGGCAATGATCATCCCGGCCATCGGAAGATAACTAAAGATAAAGAAGAAAACAACGGCAGGCAATACCATTAGGAACAGACTGCGGTTTTTGGATAATTCCTGTACAAATCCACTCTTTCTCAAGATGAATCCTCCTGTCTGGTGTGATAAAATGCATCCCCGCAGGGATGCATTTTACGGCTGCATATGACTTGTTTAATCTATTTCTGCGCGGCCATGAACACGTCCACTTGCTTCTGAACCTCAGCCATCACTTTGTCCATACCCGCTTCCTTGTACTTCTCGAGTAAAGTCTTGACGCCCTGCTCGGGATCGCCAAGCGCTCCGAGATACAATGCGTCCCTGTACTGATCGGTCACATTCTTCATGGCCGCAAGCTCATTCTTGAATTTGGTATTATCGAATACAAACGTGAGAAGCGGATTCGTAATCGCCGATTTATTGAAACTCTCCAACATCTGCGCATATTCAGGAGGCGCGTCGGCCATTACTTTATACATGGACGGCGTTCTCCACCCCCACGGACTGCCGCTGTCAGGTTTGTAACCGGATTCGGAACCGTTAAGCGCTTTAATCTTCTTATCCGCGGTCAGTTCGTAGTGCGTACCTTCGATACCGTAGGTCGTCAGATTGAAATACTCTTCATTGTTACGGAACAAATCAAGCAACATTAATGCTCTTTCCGGATTTTTGGCATTCGCATTAATCGCCATACCGTTGCCTGTGTAAGGTACCGAATACGTTGGCTTGCCTTCGTACACATTGAACATCTCGACTTTCCAATCCGGATGGGATTGCGACGCCGAGGTAACGGCGGAACTGATCTCCAACAAGTTGCCGGCCATGGATGCGCTGCGGCCGCTCAAGAAGGAGTCTCTCACTGTCGTTTTATTCGTCATGACACTTTTGGACCAGTAACCCTTCTGATTGTACTCCGACGCTTTTTTCGCAAACTCCATAAATGCAGGCGTCTCCAAATAATTTATAACTTTTCCGGACGGATCCTTCACATCGAAAGCGATTCCCGAGTTTGCGACCATCACTTTCCAAAGATGATCCGGATTTAGCATCATGTCGTAAATTTGATACGTCTTCCCATCCGCATCGTAAGGAACCAGATCCGGCTCATTGTTGGCAATAGCGTCCAAATATTTCTCGTAATCGGCAAATGTCTTAATGGGAGCCAGCTTATACTTTTCGCGCAAATCACCCCGAACCGCGCCGACGACCATGGGGAAATCTCGGTTGGATGACGGAACCATAAATACTTTACCGTTTACTTCGGCCTGCTTCCACGCTTCTTCCGGCATCTCCTTCATGGTAAGAGGAGCATACTTGTTCAACAATTCCGGTTTAAGTTCCAAGAATGCGCCTTTATTCGCCTGTTCGCTATACTTCATCCAGCTAGCCGCATAGACAAGATCGAATTCCTCGCCGGTTGCGAATAACAGAGGGTATTTCTGATTATATTCGCCCCATGATAGGAATACGGGCTCCACGGTAGCATTGATATCTTGTTTAAGTTTCTTATTAATCTCTTCATATACAAGGGACGTATCCTTAGGCTGGTCGCCGACAAGATACATTTTCAGTTTGACTTCCTTGGAAATATCCGGTTTAGACGGATCTTCGGTTGCTGCCGTTTCCCCGGAAGGCGTGTTCTGACTTTCCTTCGTTTCTCCGTTTTCATTGCCGTTGCCGTTACTGTTGCCGCTGCAGCCTGTCAATACGATCATGATCGTAAGGAGTACCGCTAATAAGGTAAGACTTGACTTTTTCATTGTGAATCCTCCCCTGATTTTATGTTTATGATAAACCGGCTGGTGCCGGGTTCACCCTTTAACAGCACCAACCGTAATCCCTTGGACAAAATATTTCTGAACGAACGGATACAACAATACGATCGGACCCGTAGCAATTACGGTCATGGCCAGTTTGAACGATTCCTTAGGCATCGAAACGACCGCCACACCGGATTGAGCCGCAGCCGAATTGGCGAAACTCATGCTGTTCAGAATGTTATATAGAAAGTATTGGAGCGGGTACAAATTCTCGTTCTCGATGAATAATAAGGCATGATACCAGTCATTCCAATAGTTCAGCGCAATAAATAGTCCGATTGTGGCAAGAGCCGGTTTGGACAAGGGAATAATAATGGAAAGGAAAATTCGGAAATCGCCCGCTCCGTCGATTTTTGCGGATTCGCTGATCGCATCCGGTATTGTAGTCGAGATAAAGCTTCTCATAATGATAATGTAGAAAACGTTTAGCAGCATAGGCAGAATGATGGCCAACAACGAATCCTTAAGATGCAAATATTTAATAATCAGAATATACCAAGGCACAAGCCCGCCCGAGAAAAGAGTCGTGAAGAAAAAGTAGAACGCAAATCCATTGCGGTATCTAAAATCCTTCCGTTGCAACACATAGGCTGTCATGGCTGTTAAAAACAATCCTGCGGCTGTCCCGATTATCGTCACCAACAAGGTTACTTGGTACGCCCTTAAAATTTGACTAGGACTTTTAAAAATAAATTGATAGGATTCCAGAGAGAACACGCTTGGGATTAATTGATAGCCTTGTCTTATAATTGAGTTTTCTTCGGTAAAAGAGCCGGAAACAATCATAATAAAGGGTATCACACATAGCGCTGCAAAAGCGGAGATAAACCCATAACCGATTACATTGAATGCAATTTTCTCCATTGTCCATTTTTTGTCCATTCGTACTTCCTCCATTACCTCTGTGATCTGCTGCGATCGTCTTGTTCGCTTGTTCTAATCATAAGAGGAGCTGTTGGCCGGAGTATACTGAACAATGTACATTTGAACTGTATTAAACTCACATTCTGCGGCTATATTTTTTATACTTGAATACACTTTTTCATCATTCCGGCTCTGAGGGGATTGTCATTGTTCCACAATAAACGGAGGTGTGATATAGTGTTGCTACGTTAAGGAGAACTTCTCTTTACACTGAAAGGAGCAACATTGGGAAATGATACTCAAAGCATGGACTCGCACCAACAGATTATACGCAAACATTTTCCTTTCCCTGACCATTTGCATTATCGTTACTATGGTTTCTTTGTCTTTCATTCTTTATATGAATTTCGAGAAAATAACACTCTCCAACATCTATTCCTCGGAAAAGAATAGCTTGTCCCAATCAAGTTACAGCGCCAAGGCAATGATGGACTCCGCAACGAATTATGCTTTACAGATGTACTCGGATCCGCAATTTGATAAACTTCTTCATTATGCAAAGCCCAAGGAAAGCGACATTACATATTCCTTAATGCGTTTAAATTCATATCTGAACATGAACTACTTCTTCTATTCCATCTATATGTACAGTAATAATTCGCAAACGTTCTACATGTTGCCCGACTCGGCCGCGAGTATCTATAAACGAAATGCATTCTTTGATACCGAAGCGGTAAAGCTTCTGGACAATTTCAAGAAATACAAACGGTTGGCGCCGATCCCAAGACAAATACCCGTTGAAGTTTCTGGGGTCAACGGTAAATTTGCTAACGTATATACCTTCTTGTTTTATGATCTGCCTGGAAGCTCCGATAAGCTGGACAACGTCATCATGCTCAATATATCTGAACGTTGGATGAAAGATACAATTAAGAGCTTAAATAAGGATGGGGAAGGCGATACCTTCATTGTGGACAGACAAGGCAACGTCGTCACAGGGACGGAACGTCACGCTTTTATGTCCAATTTAAGCGGCGAATCTTACATGAAGAACATAGCTGTATCAGATGAGGACACGGGTTATTTGGTAAATCCAGTGGATGGGGTTAAGTCACTGATCATTTATTCGAAGCATGAGCCTTCAGACTGGATTTTTGTGCGCGTGTTGCCTTACGATCATATCATGGGCAATATTGATGCCATGAAACACAACGTATTGCTCATCTGCTTCATTATTCTCATCATCGGACTCACCGTTTCCATGTACTTGTCGAAATCGTTGTACAAACCCATAGAAGGCATTCTTTCCAATCTGAATGTGCTGGCGAAAGAGAAACGGGATAATCAGTTTAAATTGAAACAGAATTATTTAAGCAGACTCGTTCATAATCTGGGCGATGAGAAGACGCAGGATATTCAAGAGAGATTAAGAGAGTATGCCATTGAATTCTCCCCTAACAGCGAGTTTATCGTTATGCTGATGTCCATTGACGGGTATGAAGAATTCAGCAACAAGTATAATTATAAAGACAGAAGTTTGCTTAAATACGCAATAATGAACATTACGACCGAGTGTTTGTCGACGATGGGGATTTGCGAATGTGTGGATATGGAAGATCGCACCATTACCGTTATTTTTAACGGGAACCTGAAACCTTTGCTGGAAGATCAAGATCAGCTTGATAAAGCGATTCGGAATATACAGGATGCGGTCCGGAACCATCTTCAGCTTTCGTTATCCGTCGCGGTCAGCGAAGCGGGAGACAGTCTTGCCGTGATTTACGATCTGTACGAAGAAGCGCAGCAGTTGATGGAGCGTAAATTTTTCGAGGGATATCAAAGCGTCATATATAGCGGTCAACAAGATACAGATCCTTCCCAATCGTTCATGTATCCGCTGCAACAAGAGAAGTCCCTGATCGAGGTAATTAAGCTCGGTAAAGCAGACGAGGCTATGGAGATCATCCGGGACATGTCGATGGCGCTGCCGAATCAATCCTCGCTGGCTTCCAATATGTTCTTTAATCAGTTGGCTTACTCGATCTGTACCACAGCTATATCTTTGGAGAAATCCAGCGGATCAACCTTCAATTACGACTTCCATTCTTTCATTCCCCAACTTCACAAGCAAGAGACATTTAAAGATGTGATGCGCCGCTTCTCGGAGCTTGTTGAAGCCATCTGCGCGGGAATGAAAGAGCGTAAAAGCTCCAAACACGACCATCTGATTGCGAACATTGACGATATTATTCAGCAGAGCTATTCCGATCAAGATCTTTCCTTGTTCAAAATCGCCGAAACGGTAGATATGTCGCCCGCCTATCTGGGGCGAATTTTCAAGAAAATGACGATGAAGTCCGTCCCGGACTACCTCAATGAGTTCAGGTTGGAAAAGGCCAAGGAATTGCTGAGCGGAACATCGCTATCCATTGATGAGATTTCCCAGAAGACCGGTTACAACAACAGCACCTATTTCTACAAAGTGTTTAAGAAATATAACGGAATAACACCGAACGAGTATAGATTGAACATAAATTCTCACGAAGACTAGCCATAATGTGCTGGCGGCGTGAATGGCAAATAAGCGGCGGCCTTCTCAGGCACGCCGCTTTTACCGCTTATTATCATGGAACCGTTTATTGGTTTGAATAAGCTTTTCCCTCTAAGGCTATTACTGGACCGTTGTTGTAGACGGCTCCCGTTACCGGATTAAAGGCTCCGTCCACGGAATACTGCATGATATAGCCTTTACGCGTCGTATTGCTGCGGTTAGGAGTACTGCGATGAAAGAGCAAAGAATGGAATACAACCATGCTTCCTTTCTTAAGCGGAACTGCCATACCGGGATCATCGCCGAAGTAGCACTGTTTACCCACATCGGAGTCCCTATGTTCAACAAAGCCTTGTTTATGGCTTCCTGGATGAATCCATATACATCCGTTCTCAATCGTGGCGTCCTCCAACGCCAGCCAGCACGTAACATAATGCTCAGGCTGAGTCGGGGCGTACCCGTTGTCTTGATGCCAAGGGAAGTCACGGTCCGCTTCCGGCCGTTTATATACGGATTGATCCCAGTACAATTTAACGTCAGGACCAAGCAAGGAGGTTGTGATATCGACCATCTTTTGCTGGGACGCGAAGGTTTTAATAGCGTCATCCTTCTGATTCAGAAGAACTGTGAAATTGATTTTCTTCGCTGTACTGATTCCGGCATGTCCTGATTTCACCAATTCGGCTTCCGATGCTTCATCAAGGATATCAATCCTTTTCGTCAAAGCATCTATTTCCTCGGCGCTGAATAACGACTCTAATATGATATATCCCTCTTGTTCATATTGCTTCAATTGATTTTCATTTAACATGCGGATCGCTCCTTTAGGTTTTTTCGTGATTTTGTTGCATATAGCTCATTTTTACTTTTCTTGAGTGTTGGCGATATTGACCAGGCGTTTGTTTAAACTCTTTAACAAATAACCGGCTTAAGTAGGCAGCATCTGAAAATCCACACTCTATAGCGATGATAGATAAAGGATCATCTGTACTTTCAAGCTTATATTTAACTTTCTTCAATCTCGTTTCCCTGACTAATTGCATCGGGGTGACCCCATAATCGTTCATAAAAACTCTGTCCAAATAGACAGGATGTAAGTGAAGTCTGGCGGCTAACCCCGATCTGGATAGTTTTAACTCGGAATGCTCTGTGATATAACGAACTAAACCATGAAACCGTTCATTGTCATTAGAAGTAATGAGATCTTTATCCGGTTCACTTGCCTTCTGGCTGTCGATTAGCAGACTTAACAGTGAGGTGGAATAGGCCAGTAAACTGTATTCACGAAAATCCGAATGCCCTTCTTGCCAAGTTTGGTTCATTAGTTTAAATAGTTGAACATACACATCACTTGCGGTTAAAGTGACGACCCAGCTTACCGGGAAATAGTACATGAAGTCCAATTTATGCATGACTTGAGCTTTGAAACCGAACCAAAGATGAGTCCCGGGTCCATTCGCGGTTTCTGAAAAAGGAGTGTTCGGCGGATGAACCATTACATCTCCGGTTTGTGCTGTCCTCGTAATTCCGTTAGTAACCGTAGTCACTTCGCCTCGAAGAACAAAGCTGACGATCCAGTAGGGATATATTTGATCTTTGACATTAAGCGATGAATACCCAGCCTCTTCAACATTGAATAGCTCAACCCGGAGTTGCTGGATGATGACGCCTGACCCTGGACTCTCTGCGTTGGGAGTCATCGTTTACCTCCTCTTGATTTCCATTGTAGAAAAAAAAATCTATACTAACAATTTACCATATCAACTTGTTATTGTACTTTTTCAACCTATCTCGCGCACAAAAAATCCCCGAAGATAAGTCATCGGAGATGATTATAGAATATTTGAACCCTATTCTCTAGCTAAGGACGGAAGGCACATCTGTACTCTTTGGCACATCGACGGATGCGGCACTCCGACTATGCACTGTCATGTTCAAACCGCCTTTAGGTCGTAAAGTGATGATAAATTCCGGCTTTACTTGCTGATCTTCCTCTAGATACCGAAACTCGTATCGCTGGGCAATTGTAGCCAGAATCAGCGTTGCTTCCAGCATGGCGAAGTGATTGCCGATACATACACGCGCCCCGCCGCCGAATGGAAAATAAGCGAATTGAGGGATCCCCTTCACCATGTCGTGATCAAAGCGTTCCGGACGGAATCTGTTAGGCTCCGGGAAATACTTCGGATGCCTATGCATTAAGTACGGGCTGACCGTGACCTCTTCCCCTTGCTGGATGAGATATTCGCCGATCTCCACATCTTCCGTAGCCTTTCGGCCGATAAGCCAAGCCGGGGGATAGAGACGCAACACTTCCCAAATAATGTTCTGCGTGTACCCCAACTTATCATAATCCTGCAAGGTCGGTTCCCGGCCGTCCAATACGCTTGCGAGTTCCTCCTGCAGCCGCTGTAACACTTCAGGATGCCTTGTTATTTCATAGAATGCCCATGTAAGTGTATTTGCCGTGGTCTCATGCCCTGCCAGGAAGATCGTCAGAATCTCGTCCCTCAGCTGTTTGTCGGACATCCCCGTCTGATCTTCGGCGTCACGCGCAGCCATTAATACAGACAACAAATCTTCCTTGGAGGCCTCTGCATCCGCAGTTCTTTCGCGTATAACATCATATATGAATTCATCCAAAATCCGGAGAGCCTCTCCGTAAATCTTGTTATCCTTTGTCGGTACGGAGAGCGGCAAATCAATGATAGCCCGCATTCGCTTTGTCACTTGATGCAGACAAGTATCCATAGGCTTTCCGATCTTGTCATAATTCGCAAAGACATCCATGCTGAACATCGTCTTCGTGATGACGGCCAATGCGATATTCAGCATGTCATGCTCGATGGAACGAGTCTCTCCGTCCTTCCAGTCGTCCAGGTAATGCGAAGGAATATCCACCATGTCTTCTGCGTATTTCTGAATATGAGTTCGGCTGAAGGAAGGTTGCATCATGCCGCGCTGCCGTTTATGTAATTCATGGTCGCTGGTGAGGATGCCTTCCCCGACGAAGGTCTTCAGCTTATCAAACACCTTGGGCTTCTTAAATGATTTCTGCTTCGTAACCAGAACTTCCTTAATCATGTCCGGGTTGGTAATCACATAATTGGGTTCACGCAATAACCGAATTTTCACAATGTCTTCGTAACCGCGAAGCTCTTCCATAAACAAGTCCGGTTGGCCAAAAAGCTGTTTCACATGACCGAGCAACCAATGGCCTTTAGGACTTTGGTTTGCCCGTATTGCGTTCGACATATAGGACCCCCTAGTCTAATTTTCTAAATGTTTCCATTCTATTATATAAGCGGATTTACCCGCCAGCAATACAAATAAAAAACGCTCTGCGAGGTTTCCGCAAAGCGTTTCACTTGTTTACATCATCTTGCCGTCTTTCGTCGGGTCGCCCATCATCATACTCACCGAAGCGCCCGGCATCATCATGCCCTTATCGTTAGGCATCATCGGCAAGTTATCGGCAGATTCGGATTCATTGCTTAGCTGAACCTCCGTTCCGAATTTCGGTGCCGCAAACGGAAGGTGGGTTCGCCCTCTGGCCAATATGTGCAGATGGTTGCCTGAATCTCCTTCATAAGGACCATCATGATCCCAAGGTACCCAGGAACGCCCGTTACAGTAATGACAAACATAGGACCGGCGATAACGGTCAGCTGTCTTGTTCGGGTAGGAACGATGGAACAGATGGGAGTGGAAGAACAGGATATCCCCCGGTTTCATCGGAACGGAAATCGCAGGCGGATAGTGCGCCACAATCTTGGATAAAGTGTTCACTTCATCATCGATATGACTCACATTGGCAACCGTTGGGAGATCGCCAAGAGGACCTTCCGAATGAGAGTGCGCAGCAGGATCCGTCGGATAGATCGGTTCGTGGTTTGAACCCGGTACTACCCAAAGGCATCCGTTGTCTTCATCGGCTTCTTCAAGCGCCATCCATGCTCCGATTAGTGAATCAGGTTGTGTGCGGATATAATAGGAGTCCTGATGCCACCCCTGTCCTCCGCGACCCGGCGGGTTGTGAAACAGCATCGATTGAAGCGCATAGACATCGGGTCCGATCAACGCTTCCAACACATCCAGCACACGCGGATGCAGCAACGCCCACTCTCCGGTTGCATGTTGCCGGGATAACATATGCACACGAGTTTGCTGCGCGAATTCTTCTTTCAGCGGATCTTTGCTGGCTTCCTCGGCCATTCTCCGTTCATGCTCTCCC
Protein-coding sequences here:
- the trhA gene encoding PAQR family membrane homeostasis protein TrhA; amino-acid sequence: MKLMKMKEPVNTWTHFITFLAGIAGLIFLILISRESPSQLVTMTIYGSSIILLYGASSLYHWVSTTPSKELMLKKLDHVSIYILIGGSYTPVFFYGLEGAWKWSMLVCIWALITVGIILKLFFIRVPRSVSTLFYIALGWMAVIPFGQLLQNLPYQAIILMISGGIAYTVGGVIYATKIFDFYPNRFGFHEIFHLFVMAGSVIHFIMIVMYVMPRT
- the msrA gene encoding peptide-methionine (S)-S-oxide reductase MsrA, yielding MNGHQDHFKKATFAGGCFWCMVKPFDEMPGIQSVISGYTGGHTENPTYKEVCSETTGHYEAVQITYDPEVFPYRQLLELYWQQIDPTDPGGQFHDRGQSYQTAIFYQDEEQRQQAEASKQQLQNSGRFTKPIVTDILPAKEFYPAEEYHQGYYRKNPAHYEGYSKASGRQDFIKENWSYRKNDQELKERLTPIQYHVTQNNGTEHPFRNEFWDHKGEGIYVDIVSGEPLFSSLDKFDSGCGWPSFTNPLKESHVKEHSDLTHGMVRTEVRSSDADSHLGHVFNDGPGENGLRYCINSAALRFIPKEDLAKEGYPQYVALFNK
- a CDS encoding ABC transporter permease, whose translation is MRKSGFVQELSKNRSLFLMVLPAVVFFFIFSYLPMAGMIIAFKSYSYTDGIFGSPWVGLANFEFLFESGKAWLITKNTVFFNVIFMVVNNFLEIVIAIILSELAGKYLKKFLQSAIFLPYFISWVVAGAIVYNLLNYEFGAVNTFLKSLGMGAIDVYNNPDYWVYILAFFSAWKIVGYGTVIYLATITGIDTEMHEAAKIDGATLFQRIIHIVIPYLIPTIIVLLLLKVSTIARGDFGMFYQLIGNNGVLFDKTDVIDTFAFRALLDLQEFGMSSAVGVYQSVLNFVIIILVNEAVKRYSRDNALF
- a CDS encoding ABC transporter substrate-binding protein — protein: MKKSSLTLLAVLLTIMIVLTGCSGNSNGNGNENGETKESQNTPSGETAATEDPSKPDISKEVKLKMYLVGDQPKDTSLVYEEINKKLKQDINATVEPVFLSWGEYNQKYPLLFATGEEFDLVYAASWMKYSEQANKGAFLELKPELLNKYAPLTMKEMPEEAWKQAEVNGKVFMVPSSNRDFPMVVGAVRGDLREKYKLAPIKTFADYEKYLDAIANNEPDLVPYDADGKTYQIYDMMLNPDHLWKVMVANSGIAFDVKDPSGKVINYLETPAFMEFAKKASEYNQKGYWSKSVMTNKTTVRDSFLSGRSASMAGNLLEISSAVTSASQSHPDWKVEMFNVYEGKPTYSVPYTGNGMAINANAKNPERALMLLDLFRNNEEYFNLTTYGIEGTHYELTADKKIKALNGSESGYKPDSGSPWGWRTPSMYKVMADAPPEYAQMLESFNKSAITNPLLTFVFDNTKFKNELAAMKNVTDQYRDALYLGALGDPEQGVKTLLEKYKEAGMDKVMAEVQKQVDVFMAAQK
- a CDS encoding carbohydrate ABC transporter permease — protein: MDKKWTMEKIAFNVIGYGFISAFAALCVIPFIMIVSGSFTEENSIIRQGYQLIPSVFSLESYQFIFKSPSQILRAYQVTLLVTIIGTAAGLFLTAMTAYVLQRKDFRYRNGFAFYFFFTTLFSGGLVPWYILIIKYLHLKDSLLAIILPMLLNVFYIIIMRSFISTTIPDAISESAKIDGAGDFRIFLSIIIPLSKPALATIGLFIALNYWNDWYHALLFIENENLYPLQYFLYNILNSMSFANSAAAQSGVAVVSMPKESFKLAMTVIATGPIVLLYPFVQKYFVQGITVGAVKG
- a CDS encoding AraC family transcriptional regulator translates to MSQSSYSAKAMMDSATNYALQMYSDPQFDKLLHYAKPKESDITYSLMRLNSYLNMNYFFYSIYMYSNNSQTFYMLPDSAASIYKRNAFFDTEAVKLLDNFKKYKRLAPIPRQIPVEVSGVNGKFANVYTFLFYDLPGSSDKLDNVIMLNISERWMKDTIKSLNKDGEGDTFIVDRQGNVVTGTERHAFMSNLSGESYMKNIAVSDEDTGYLVNPVDGVKSLIIYSKHEPSDWIFVRVLPYDHIMGNIDAMKHNVLLICFIILIIGLTVSMYLSKSLYKPIEGILSNLNVLAKEKRDNQFKLKQNYLSRLVHNLGDEKTQDIQERLREYAIEFSPNSEFIVMLMSIDGYEEFSNKYNYKDRSLLKYAIMNITTECLSTMGICECVDMEDRTITVIFNGNLKPLLEDQDQLDKAIRNIQDAVRNHLQLSLSVAVSEAGDSLAVIYDLYEEAQQLMERKFFEGYQSVIYSGQQDTDPSQSFMYPLQQEKSLIEVIKLGKADEAMEIIRDMSMALPNQSSLASNMFFNQLAYSICTTAISLEKSSGSTFNYDFHSFIPQLHKQETFKDVMRRFSELVEAICAGMKERKSSKHDHLIANIDDIIQQSYSDQDLSLFKIAETVDMSPAYLGRIFKKMTMKSVPDYLNEFRLEKAKELLSGTSLSIDEISQKTGYNNSTYFYKVFKKYNGITPNEYRLNINSHED
- a CDS encoding phytanoyl-CoA dioxygenase family protein, whose product is MLNENQLKQYEQEGYIILESLFSAEEIDALTKRIDILDEASEAELVKSGHAGISTAKKINFTVLLNQKDDAIKTFASQQKMVDITTSLLGPDVKLYWDQSVYKRPEADRDFPWHQDNGYAPTQPEHYVTCWLALEDATIENGCIWIHPGSHKQGFVEHRDSDVGKQCYFGDDPGMAVPLKKGSMVVFHSLLFHRSTPNRSNTTRKGYIMQYSVDGAFNPVTGAVYNNGPVIALEGKAYSNQ
- a CDS encoding AraC family transcriptional regulator, with protein sequence MTPNAESPGSGVIIQQLRVELFNVEEAGYSSLNVKDQIYPYWIVSFVLRGEVTTVTNGITRTAQTGDVMVHPPNTPFSETANGPGTHLWFGFKAQVMHKLDFMYYFPVSWVVTLTASDVYVQLFKLMNQTWQEGHSDFREYSLLAYSTSLLSLLIDSQKASEPDKDLITSNDNERFHGLVRYITEHSELKLSRSGLAARLHLHPVYLDRVFMNDYGVTPMQLVRETRLKKVKYKLESTDDPLSIIAIECGFSDAAYLSRLFVKEFKQTPGQYRQHSRKVKMSYMQQNHEKT
- a CDS encoding cytochrome P450; the encoded protein is MSNAIRANQSPKGHWLLGHVKQLFGQPDLFMEELRGYEDIVKIRLLREPNYVITNPDMIKEVLVTKQKSFKKPKVFDKLKTFVGEGILTSDHELHKRQRGMMQPSFSRTHIQKYAEDMVDIPSHYLDDWKDGETRSIEHDMLNIALAVITKTMFSMDVFANYDKIGKPMDTCLHQVTKRMRAIIDLPLSVPTKDNKIYGEALRILDEFIYDVIRERTADAEASKEDLLSVLMAARDAEDQTGMSDKQLRDEILTIFLAGHETTANTLTWAFYEITRHPEVLQRLQEELASVLDGREPTLQDYDKLGYTQNIIWEVLRLYPPAWLIGRKATEDVEIGEYLIQQGEEVTVSPYLMHRHPKYFPEPNRFRPERFDHDMVKGIPQFAYFPFGGGARVCIGNHFAMLEATLILATIAQRYEFRYLEEDQQVKPEFIITLRPKGGLNMTVHSRSAASVDVPKSTDVPSVLS